A single window of Granulicella cerasi DNA harbors:
- a CDS encoding zinc ribbon domain-containing protein produces the protein MNVDVEKLVVLQAIDLEVVHFRAQPAIFAKSVSEAKQRLSVAQSAVDANAADVAKEEALRRRQESDAGDHRTKVAKLSKQLDAATSTAQVNALEHELSFAREAIAKLEDEELASMERTEALEAAQPRLQQALEAAKSILAEREALAAEGVARGERELAALGKERTEVRAGIGEDTLSSYDRLSKSRGTGLAEAVDGQCSACRMKVRPQRWAEITGREHESELFTCESCGRILFYDLRRDRPAAWPEGDRLRRAVTLGTI, from the coding sequence ATGAACGTAGACGTAGAAAAACTCGTTGTATTGCAAGCGATTGACCTGGAAGTGGTGCATTTTCGCGCTCAACCGGCGATTTTTGCGAAGTCGGTCTCCGAAGCGAAGCAAAGATTGTCCGTAGCGCAGTCTGCCGTAGACGCCAACGCGGCGGATGTCGCCAAGGAAGAGGCTTTGCGCCGACGGCAGGAGTCCGACGCCGGGGACCATCGGACGAAGGTCGCCAAGCTCAGCAAGCAGCTCGATGCAGCCACCAGCACCGCGCAGGTGAACGCGCTGGAGCATGAGCTAAGCTTTGCCCGCGAGGCGATCGCGAAGCTCGAGGACGAGGAGCTGGCGTCGATGGAGCGGACCGAGGCGCTGGAGGCGGCGCAGCCGAGGTTGCAGCAGGCGTTGGAGGCGGCGAAGTCGATTCTGGCGGAGCGCGAAGCGTTGGCGGCTGAAGGCGTTGCGCGCGGCGAACGCGAGTTGGCGGCTCTGGGCAAGGAGCGCACCGAGGTGCGGGCGGGCATCGGCGAGGATACGCTGTCGAGCTACGATCGGCTGTCGAAGTCGCGCGGCACAGGGCTGGCCGAAGCGGTGGACGGGCAGTGCTCGGCGTGTCGGATGAAGGTGCGTCCGCAGCGCTGGGCGGAGATCACCGGACGCGAGCACGAGAGCGAGCTTTTCACCTGCGAGAGCTGCGGCCGCATCCTGTTCTACGACCTGCGGCGCGACCGTCCCGCCGCCTGGCCTGAAGGCGACCGCCTGCGCCGCGCGGTTACACTGGGAACGATATGA
- a CDS encoding DHA2 family efflux MFS transporter permease subunit — MASAAIAQPVAVPWRPKINPWVVAMTVTLATFMEVLDSSIANVALPHIAGGLGATQDEATWVLTAYLVANAVILPAGAYMTTFIGRKKFYMICVALFGISSAMCGFAPTLPLLVFFRIIQGIGGGGLAPSEQAILADTFPPEKRGQAFAMYGLAVVVAPAIGPTLGGWITDNYDWRWIFFINVPICLLSLFLTSRIVEDPPHVAEQVAEAQKGGVRLDLLGFALVGITFGSLEFILDKGQEDDWFASHLITFFAVAMVVAFVVLIWWELKQLKDGNRPLLNLTLFKRPQFAISFMLMFVLGFSLYGTTILIPQFVQTLLGYTAELAGKVLSPAGFMMMAMMPVVGILSGKVDPRKLIGYGFGMLTLSLVYMAKLNLNISYGELVLMRCFQASGLAFLFIPINTIAYVGVKQTENNDVSGLTNLARNIGGSCGTAFMATMLVRRANAHQSSMIRNMTTLSPGFKMQYSSLMGAFSKSAGSPGAGHTAQAFIYNQLIRQATTLAYVDIIRYLTIFCACMLPLLFFIPRPPKNAAASAGH; from the coding sequence ATGGCTTCTGCTGCTATCGCTCAACCCGTTGCTGTGCCCTGGCGTCCCAAGATCAACCCTTGGGTCGTCGCCATGACCGTTACGCTTGCGACCTTCATGGAAGTGCTCGACAGCTCTATCGCCAACGTCGCCCTGCCGCACATCGCGGGCGGCCTCGGCGCTACGCAGGATGAAGCCACCTGGGTGCTCACCGCGTACCTCGTCGCCAACGCCGTCATCCTTCCGGCCGGCGCGTATATGACCACCTTCATCGGGCGCAAGAAGTTCTACATGATCTGCGTCGCGCTCTTCGGCATCTCGTCCGCCATGTGCGGCTTCGCGCCGACGCTGCCGCTGCTGGTCTTCTTCCGCATCATTCAGGGCATCGGCGGCGGCGGCCTCGCGCCGTCCGAACAGGCGATCCTCGCCGACACCTTCCCGCCGGAGAAACGCGGGCAGGCCTTCGCGATGTACGGCCTCGCCGTGGTCGTAGCTCCGGCCATCGGCCCCACGCTCGGCGGCTGGATCACCGACAACTACGACTGGCGCTGGATCTTCTTCATCAACGTGCCCATCTGCCTGCTCTCGCTCTTCCTCACCTCGCGCATCGTGGAAGATCCACCGCACGTGGCCGAGCAGGTGGCCGAAGCGCAGAAGGGCGGCGTGCGTCTCGATCTCCTCGGCTTCGCGCTCGTCGGCATCACCTTCGGCTCGCTCGAGTTCATCCTCGACAAGGGCCAGGAGGACGACTGGTTCGCCTCGCACCTCATCACCTTCTTCGCCGTGGCGATGGTCGTGGCCTTTGTGGTGCTGATCTGGTGGGAACTCAAGCAGCTCAAGGACGGCAATCGTCCGTTGCTGAACCTCACGCTCTTCAAGCGACCGCAGTTTGCCATCTCGTTCATGCTGATGTTCGTGCTCGGCTTCTCGCTCTACGGCACGACCATCCTCATCCCGCAGTTTGTGCAGACGCTGCTCGGCTACACGGCAGAGCTCGCCGGTAAGGTCCTCTCTCCGGCAGGCTTCATGATGATGGCGATGATGCCCGTCGTCGGCATCCTCTCCGGCAAGGTCGACCCGCGTAAACTCATCGGCTATGGCTTCGGCATGTTGACGCTTTCGCTCGTCTACATGGCGAAGCTCAACCTGAACATCAGCTACGGCGAACTCGTGCTGATGCGCTGCTTCCAGGCATCGGGCCTCGCGTTCCTCTTCATTCCCATCAACACGATTGCGTACGTGGGCGTGAAGCAGACGGAGAACAACGATGTCTCCGGTCTCACGAACCTGGCGCGTAACATCGGCGGCTCCTGCGGTACGGCGTTCATGGCCACGATGCTCGTGCGCCGCGCCAACGCCCACCAGAGCTCGATGATCCGCAACATGACGACGCTGAGCCCTGGCTTCAAGATGCAGTACAGCTCGCTGATGGGCGCGTTCAGCAAGTCGGCTGGCTCGCCGGGTGCTGGCCACACGGCACAGGCGTTCATCTACAACCAACTGATCCGCCAGGCCACGACGCTCGCGTATGTGGACATCATCCGCTACCTGACGATCTTCTGCGCCTGCATGTTGCCGCTGCTGTTCTTCATCCCACGTCCGCCGAAGAACGCAGCCGCAAGCGCCGGCCACTAG
- a CDS encoding DUF72 domain-containing protein has product MNEVRIGTAGWTVPKQHAALFADEGSHLQKSASRLRCVEINSSFHRPHMLKTWERWARETPEDFRFAVKVPKTITHTAKLIDTGALLVAFLEQVSGLGAKLGPLLVQLPPKLAYDEGVAHEFLTTLRELHTGAVVLEPRHVSWFAPEIDRMLRGFEVARVAADPPKGSPLAGKPGGWNGLRYWRLHGAPKTYYSEYSSAFLKGFAKELKESTRASETWVIFDNTALGHGAANAVELQRCLLGKRS; this is encoded by the coding sequence ATGAACGAAGTTCGCATTGGCACGGCGGGATGGACGGTGCCCAAGCAGCATGCGGCGTTGTTCGCTGACGAGGGCTCACACCTGCAGAAGAGCGCGAGCCGCCTGCGTTGCGTGGAGATCAACTCGAGCTTTCATCGGCCGCACATGTTGAAGACGTGGGAGCGTTGGGCGCGTGAGACGCCGGAGGATTTTCGCTTTGCCGTGAAGGTGCCGAAAACGATCACGCACACGGCGAAGCTCATCGACACGGGAGCGTTGCTCGTGGCGTTTCTCGAGCAAGTGAGTGGGCTTGGTGCAAAGCTTGGACCGCTACTCGTGCAGTTGCCGCCGAAGCTCGCGTATGACGAGGGCGTGGCGCATGAGTTCCTCACGACGCTGCGTGAGTTGCACACGGGGGCGGTTGTGTTGGAGCCTCGGCATGTGAGCTGGTTTGCCCCGGAGATCGATCGCATGTTGCGCGGCTTCGAGGTTGCGCGTGTAGCCGCTGATCCGCCAAAGGGCTCACCGCTTGCAGGCAAGCCGGGTGGATGGAACGGGCTGCGCTACTGGCGCTTACATGGCGCGCCGAAGACGTATTACTCGGAGTACAGCAGCGCGTTCCTGAAGGGCTTCGCAAAGGAGCTGAAGGAGTCGACGCGCGCGAGTGAGACGTGGGTGATCTTCGACAACACAGCGCTGGGGCATGGTGCGGCGAATGCGGTGGAGTTGCAGCGGTGCTTGCTGGGCAAGCGTTCGTGA